A section of the Metabacillus endolithicus genome encodes:
- a CDS encoding potassium channel family protein — translation MKKEFAVIGLGRFGGSICRALSEEGMEVMAIDTDEDKVNEFANVASHAVVGDSTDETVLKSLGIRNFDHVIVAIGDNIQASILTTLILKELGVKHITVKAQNDYHEKVLSKIGADRIVHPERDMGRRIAHKIISNNVLDYLELSDEHSIVEIVANDRLNGNSIIDLDIRAKYGINIVAVKRGKDIIVSPQANEIIQKNDILIVIGADTDINRFEKRLLGD, via the coding sequence ATGAAAAAAGAATTTGCGGTAATTGGACTTGGGCGTTTCGGAGGCAGTATTTGTCGGGCTCTAAGTGAAGAGGGTATGGAAGTAATGGCAATTGATACAGATGAAGACAAAGTAAATGAGTTTGCAAACGTTGCTTCACATGCTGTTGTTGGAGATTCCACAGATGAAACAGTGTTAAAAAGTCTTGGTATCCGTAACTTTGATCATGTTATTGTTGCGATAGGAGATAATATTCAAGCGAGTATCTTAACCACATTGATTCTTAAAGAATTAGGAGTTAAGCATATTACTGTTAAAGCACAAAATGATTATCATGAAAAAGTACTATCAAAAATTGGAGCTGATCGTATTGTTCATCCAGAACGTGATATGGGGAGAAGAATTGCTCATAAAATTATTTCAAACAACGTTCTTGACTATTTAGAACTTTCTGATGAGCATAGCATCGTTGAGATTGTTGCAAATGACAGGCTAAATGGAAACTCCATCATTGATTTAGATATTCGTGCTAAATATGGAATCAACATTGTTGCTGTAAAAAGAGGAAAAGATATTATTGTTTCTCCGCAAGCAAATGAAATTATTCAAAAAAACGATATATTAATCGTTATTGGTGCGGATACGGATATTAACCGTTTCGAAAAACGTTTATTAGGTGACTAA